The genomic window TTTACCGTGGTTCATAACGACGATTTCGTCGGAAACTTCGAGGGCTTCTTCTTGGTCGTGCGTTACTAAAATGCTGGTTACGCCTAGGTTGTGATGGATGTCGCGCAGCCAGGTGCGCAATTCTTTGCGTACTTTGGCATCCAGCGCGCCGAAGGGTTCGTCCAGTAGCAGGAGTTTGGGTTCGACCGCAAGGGCGCGGGCGAGGGCGATGCGTTGGCGTTGGCCGCCGGAGAGTTGGTGCGGATAGGATTTGGCGAGGTGGGAGAGCTGCACGAGTTTGAGCAATTCTTCGACTTTGGTGCGGATTTGTTCTTTGGAAGGGCGTTCGGACTTGGGCAATACGGTCAAACCGAAAGCGACGTTGTCAAACACGTTCATGTGGCGGAAGAGGGCGTAGTGTTGGAACACAAAACCGACTTTACGCTCGCGGACGTGTTTGGCGGTTACGTCTTGCCCGTCAAAGAGGATATTGCCGCCGTCGGCGTTTTCCAGTCCGGCGATGATGCGCAGGAGCGTGGTTTTGCCGCAGCCGGAAGGGCCGAGCAGAGAAACGAGTTTGCCGGTAGGGACGTTGAGGTTGATGTTTTTCAGCGCGTGGAACGCTCCGAAGTGTTTGTTTAGGTTTTGGATGGTGATGCTCATGCTGCGTTCCTTTCGGTGGCGGCGAGTTTTTTATCTTGTAATTTTGTGATGATGTTCTGCACCGCCAGCGTCGCCAGTGCTAAAAGTGCCAATACGCCGGAGAGGGCGAATGCGCCGGTGAAGTTGTATTCGTTGTAGAAGATTTCGACCAAAAGCGGGATGGTGTTGGTTTCGCCGCGTATGTGTCCCGATACTACGCTGACCGCGCCGAACTCGCCCATTGCGCGGGCGTTGGTAAGGATGATGCCGTAGAGCAGCGCCCATTTGATGTTGGGCAGGGTAACGCGCCAAAACATCTGCCAGCCGCTGGCGCCGAGAATCAGGGCGGCCTGTTCTTCGCTGTCGCCCTGCGCCTGCATCAGCGGGATGATTTCGCGCGCGACAAAGGGAAAGGTAACGAACAGCGTCGCCAAAATAATGCCGGGGATGGCGAAGATAATCTGTATGCCTTGCGCTTCCAGCCAGCCGCCCAATGCCGTGTGCGCGCCGAACAATAAGACGAACATTAAACCGGCCACCACGGGCGATACGGAAAACGGCAAATCGAGCAGGGTGGTCAGCAACTGCTTGCCGCGGAAGTCGAAACGGGTCAGCAGCCACGCCATCGCCACGCCCAATACGGCATTGACGGGAACGACCACCGCGGCGGTAATCAGGGTGAGCTTGATCGCCGCCCACGCTTCGGGATCGGTAAGGGATTGCAGGTACAAATCCCAACCGCCTTTCAGCGCTTCGTAAAACACGGCGACAAGCGGTACGACCAGCATCAGCAGCAGGAACCCCAGCGCGACAGCGGTCAGCAACACGCGCAGCCAGCGCGGTTCGGTCAGGTTGGGATTGGCGGAATAAGGTTTCATGGCGGTGGTGTTCTCTGGTTGGTTTTAAGATGTTTGGAGGTCGTCTGAAAAACTGTTTTCGTGGGTCGGATTCGTTTTCAGACGACCTTTTATTGATTAAGGGAATAAAAAACGTCTAGCTGCCGTCATTCCCGCGCAGGCGGGAATCCATCGGTAAAGTTCAGCTGCCTTATTTATTTTTGGTTTTTCTGTTGCCGTGCGGTGGATTTCCGCCTGCGCGGGAATGACGGCAACAGCGTAGTTCAGGTTTTTAGACGACCCCTCAACCCTTCGCCCCCGAACGCCTGCTCAACGCCCACTGCATCACGTTCAGCGCAAACAGAATCACAAACGAAACCAGCAGCATAAACAACGCCACCGCCGACGCGCCCTGTACGTCGAACTGTTCCAGCTTGCCCGTAATAATCAGCGGCAGGATTTCGGAAACCATCGGAATGTTGCCCGCGATAAAAATCACCGAGCCGTATTCACCCGTTGCCCGCGCGAACATCATGCCCGCACCGGTTAAGAGCGCCGGCGTGATTTCCGGCAGCAGCACGCGGCGGAACGTCGTGAAGCGGTTTGCACCCAAAGTCGCCGCCGCTTCCTCATACTCGCCCGACAATTCCTCCAATACCGGCTGCACGGCGCGGACGATAAAAGGCAGGCTGACGACGACCAGCGCAATCCAAATGCCGACGGGCGTAAACGCAATTTTGATGCCCAAAGGCTCGAAAAAACGGCCTATCCAACCGTTGGGCGCATACAGGGTCGCCAAAGCGATGCCCGTAACCGCCGTCGGCAGCGCAAACGGCAAATCGACCAGCGCGTTCACCAACCCCTTGAGCGGAAATTCATAGCGCACCAACACCCACGCCACCAGTGTGCCGAACACGACATTGGTCAGCATCGCATAAAACGACATCCGCAAACTCAGCCACACCGCCGCCAACACGTTCGGCTCGGCAATCGTGTTCCAAAAGCCGCCCCGGCCGATTTCCGCCGCCTTCGCCGCCATCATCGCAAACGGCAAAACCACCAGAAGCGACAGGCACAATACAGTCAGGCCGAGGCTGATTTTGAAGCCGGGCAGTACGCTGGGCGTTTTGAGTAATAACATGGTCGGTCGGAAGGGAAAAAGAAGATGCTGCCACTTTAACGGGGTCGTCTGAAAAACGGAAAGAATGGTTTGTTTCCGGCAAAGAAAAATTGGTTATAAGTATTGCGTGAAACAAGGCCGAAAACTGTACATCCGCCCGCGCGGGGTGTATGCTTCGAATACATTCATACAATATCAATCTTTACCACAAACCTTAAACGTCGTCTGAAAACGACTAAATTCAGGAATACCGCCATGACCGATTTGACCGTTTGGGAAGTTTCCCCCGTAAATACCGTGATAGACCATGTCATCAGCCGCTATCACAATACCCACCGCGCACAACTTGAAGAGCTTGTCCCTTTGGCGCACAAAATCGCCTCAACCTCGCCCGACGGCTTCCCCGCCGAACTGCCGGAACTGCTCGAATACATCCAAAACGAGCTGCTGATGCACATGATGAAGGAAGAACGTATGTTGTTCCCAATGGCAAAACAAGGCTTGGGCAGCCGTGCCGCCATGCCGGTCAATGTCATGATGCACGAACACGAAGAACACGACCGTGCACTGGCGCAGTTGAAAACCCTGACCAACCATTTCACTCCGCCGCAAAACGCCGACAAAGACCAGCAAAGGTTGTACGCGTTGGCACAAGAACTGTCGGACGATTTGGAAGAACATATCCACTTGGAAAACGAAATCCTTTTCCCACGCATCTTGGCTTCATAAAAAATATCGGCGGCTGTCTAGCCGCCGATATTTTTTACCTATGCCACTCCATAATATATAATTGTTTTATATGGATATTCAACCCATGAGGATTATCTTATGAAACCTATTGCCGCCGCTTTATCGCTATCCGCCTTCATCCTGACCGCCTGTACCGCAGACTCGCCCCGCATGTCGGTAGGCCTCGGCTTGGGAACAGGTATAGGCAGCCATATCGGATTAGGTACCTCTGTCAATATCCCCGTCGGCATTGGCAAAAGGGAAAACCGTACCCCTAAAAACAACGGCGGCATCCATATTATCGAGGAACAAATCGTTACTTATTTTGACGCGCAAGGCATCCCTGCCGACAGCCCCGTCAAGGGAGGTTATTATCGGCAATTAATCAGCAGGCACAATAAGGAATATCTGGTACAGGATTTCTACAGCGACAACAGCAGGAAACGCACCGATCCCTATCCCCTGCCCCGCGAACGGCTGCTACAATTCCGCGCCACACCGTATGACGGTTCATTAACCGTATATACCTACAACGGCAACGTCATGCAGCAGCAAGTATTTAAAAACGGAAAATTGATCAGCACAAA from Neisseria sp. DTU_2020_1000833_1_SI_GRL_NUU_006 includes these protein-coding regions:
- the cysW gene encoding sulfate ABC transporter permease subunit CysW, translated to MKPYSANPNLTEPRWLRVLLTAVALGFLLLMLVVPLVAVFYEALKGGWDLYLQSLTDPEAWAAIKLTLITAAVVVPVNAVLGVAMAWLLTRFDFRGKQLLTTLLDLPFSVSPVVAGLMFVLLFGAHTALGGWLEAQGIQIIFAIPGIILATLFVTFPFVAREIIPLMQAQGDSEEQAALILGASGWQMFWRVTLPNIKWALLYGIILTNARAMGEFGAVSVVSGHIRGETNTIPLLVEIFYNEYNFTGAFALSGVLALLALATLAVQNIITKLQDKKLAATERNAA
- a CDS encoding hemerythrin domain-containing protein, translated to MTDLTVWEVSPVNTVIDHVISRYHNTHRAQLEELVPLAHKIASTSPDGFPAELPELLEYIQNELLMHMMKEERMLFPMAKQGLGSRAAMPVNVMMHEHEEHDRALAQLKTLTNHFTPPQNADKDQQRLYALAQELSDDLEEHIHLENEILFPRILAS
- a CDS encoding NemA protein, giving the protein MKPIAAALSLSAFILTACTADSPRMSVGLGLGTGIGSHIGLGTSVNIPVGIGKRENRTPKNNGGIHIIEEQIVTYFDAQGIPADSPVKGGYYRQLISRHNKEYLVQDFYSDNSRKRTDPYPLPRERLLQFRATPYDGSLTVYTYNGNVMQQQVFKNGKLISTKY
- a CDS encoding sulfate/molybdate ABC transporter ATP-binding protein, producing the protein MSITIQNLNKHFGAFHALKNINLNVPTGKLVSLLGPSGCGKTTLLRIIAGLENADGGNILFDGQDVTAKHVRERKVGFVFQHYALFRHMNVFDNVAFGLTVLPKSERPSKEQIRTKVEELLKLVQLSHLAKSYPHQLSGGQRQRIALARALAVEPKLLLLDEPFGALDAKVRKELRTWLRDIHHNLGVTSILVTHDQEEALEVSDEIVVMNHGKIEQTGSAEAIYRKPENAFVTEFLGETDAFEGRIEKGIWHYNGFAWKLDAHYKWQEQTATGYIRPHEWQIAAEHETPMIRAEIEKIHAVGALTHVLVKHGKQDVHITLAGSDASRLDLSAGRELALVPKQVYVFSQNELIEYSI
- the cysT gene encoding sulfate ABC transporter permease subunit CysT codes for the protein MLLLKTPSVLPGFKISLGLTVLCLSLLVVLPFAMMAAKAAEIGRGGFWNTIAEPNVLAAVWLSLRMSFYAMLTNVVFGTLVAWVLVRYEFPLKGLVNALVDLPFALPTAVTGIALATLYAPNGWIGRFFEPLGIKIAFTPVGIWIALVVVSLPFIVRAVQPVLEELSGEYEEAAATLGANRFTTFRRVLLPEITPALLTGAGMMFARATGEYGSVIFIAGNIPMVSEILPLIITGKLEQFDVQGASAVALFMLLVSFVILFALNVMQWALSRRSGAKG